In Arthrobacter sp. CDRTa11, one DNA window encodes the following:
- a CDS encoding Lrp/AsnC family transcriptional regulator — MESSGLDHIDEAILAELTRNARIPHAELAQRVMLSRNAVRQRITRMERRGHIEGYTIIAGSPGQRMVSAMLLVYRKDRMRGSDVLAALRNIPEVVLCDVLSGDFDLLVRLEARSLERIQDIWEQIAGLPGVHDTVTALTLSTVIRRETPGYDNRQDKGYDNGQDNSQNNSQDKSQDHGDRPEGS, encoded by the coding sequence ATGGAGTCCAGCGGTCTCGATCATATTGACGAGGCGATCCTTGCCGAGCTCACCAGGAACGCCAGGATTCCCCATGCCGAGCTCGCCCAGCGCGTGATGCTGTCCCGGAATGCCGTACGCCAGAGGATCACCCGGATGGAGCGCCGCGGGCATATCGAGGGCTACACCATTATTGCCGGCAGCCCGGGCCAGCGGATGGTGTCCGCCATGCTGCTGGTGTACCGCAAGGACCGGATGCGCGGTTCCGATGTGCTGGCGGCGCTTCGGAACATTCCGGAAGTGGTCCTCTGCGATGTGCTCAGCGGCGACTTCGATCTTCTGGTGCGTCTGGAAGCCCGCTCCCTGGAGCGGATCCAGGACATCTGGGAACAGATCGCGGGCCTCCCCGGCGTGCATGACACCGTGACGGCGCTGACCCTTTCCACCGTTATCCGCCGCGAGACCCCCGGGTATGACAACAGGCAAGACAAGGGCTATGACAACGGGCAGGACAACAGCCAGAACAACAGCCAGGACAAGAGCCAAGACCACGGGGACCGTCCGGAGGGAAGCTAG
- a CDS encoding ABC transporter permease — protein MTGIISALLEAWQELRINKTRILLALVGVALSVAALTSVVGLGNLAREGFKASSEQYGGRAATLGIGVFGPTQPDQQKLEDAYQGVIDRYGITYYSHSEQAQHSFQSPYGVQQLNLQLVDPGYGMIHRLDVRQGGWFAADDENRLAPALVVSEGFYNAAGRPNLTTNPKVQLLGTQETTAVIIGVVPDQFPQAPPSAFMLTGAADRADISSGGFGQFKLWVGDDQAEVLKFAITSDLQRQFPGMQVQVDRTDYASNGDPFATVQLAVGGIAGLVLLLGAVGMLNISMVTVRYRVREIGIRRSFGATSQRIFLGVMMESVVATAVAGIVGVMLSVAVVKHPWIQANIAPGLTEYPGFPVEAAMLGLGSAVLVGALAGAIPALVAVRIKVIDAIRF, from the coding sequence ATGACCGGCATCATTTCTGCCCTCCTGGAAGCCTGGCAGGAACTGAGGATCAACAAGACCCGGATTCTGCTGGCGCTCGTGGGGGTGGCACTTTCCGTGGCTGCCCTGACCTCCGTCGTGGGTTTAGGGAACCTGGCACGAGAAGGTTTCAAGGCAAGCTCAGAACAGTACGGCGGGCGTGCGGCCACCCTGGGCATCGGCGTCTTCGGGCCAACCCAGCCGGATCAGCAGAAACTCGAGGACGCCTACCAGGGCGTGATCGACCGCTATGGGATCACCTACTACTCACATTCAGAACAGGCACAGCATTCCTTCCAGTCCCCGTACGGCGTGCAGCAGCTGAACCTCCAGCTCGTGGATCCCGGTTACGGAATGATCCACCGCCTGGACGTCCGCCAGGGCGGATGGTTCGCCGCCGACGACGAAAACCGGCTTGCCCCGGCACTGGTTGTCTCAGAGGGCTTTTACAACGCCGCAGGCCGGCCAAACCTGACCACCAATCCAAAGGTCCAGCTTCTCGGAACGCAGGAAACGACGGCGGTGATCATCGGGGTGGTTCCCGACCAGTTCCCGCAGGCACCGCCGTCGGCCTTTATGCTGACCGGGGCAGCGGACCGCGCGGACATCTCTTCGGGAGGATTCGGGCAGTTCAAACTCTGGGTGGGGGACGATCAGGCCGAAGTACTCAAATTTGCCATTACCTCGGACCTGCAGCGGCAGTTCCCCGGCATGCAGGTGCAGGTGGACCGGACGGACTATGCCAGCAACGGGGATCCGTTCGCGACTGTCCAGCTTGCCGTTGGCGGTATCGCCGGGCTTGTGCTCCTCCTGGGCGCGGTGGGCATGCTGAACATTTCCATGGTGACGGTGCGGTACCGGGTACGGGAAATCGGCATCCGCCGCAGTTTTGGAGCCACGTCGCAGCGGATTTTCCTCGGTGTCATGATGGAATCCGTGGTTGCCACTGCGGTGGCCGGAATCGTTGGCGTCATGCTGTCCGTGGCGGTGGTGAAGCACCCGTGGATCCAGGCCAACATCGCGCCCGGGCTAACGGAGTATCCGGGGTTTCCGGTTGAGGCCGCGATGCTTGGGCTGGGCTCCGCCGTGTTGGTGGGCGCGCTGGCCGGCGCCATCCCCGCCCTGGTGGCCGTGCGAATCAAGGTGATCGACGCCATCCGCTTCTAG
- a CDS encoding ABC transporter ATP-binding protein has translation MTVEELVALKGVTRTVLLPDDQELHILRGVDLAVHSGDHTAVVGRSGCGKSTLLNLLGLLDLPSSGELSFMGTPVQQLKGGARAKLRGEAVGFVFQQFNLLPGRTALDNVITPLLYARGAQFWRRREIAMDILDRVGLAHRAQTLPNMLSGGEQQRVAIARALVRRPRLILADEPTGALDVDTGQAVMALLDTVATESGAALVTITHDVNVASLARACYRLETGVLSAADVPAGVSA, from the coding sequence CTGACGGTGGAGGAACTTGTAGCCCTCAAAGGGGTCACCCGGACAGTCCTGCTGCCTGATGACCAGGAACTGCATATTCTTCGCGGCGTTGACCTTGCCGTTCACAGCGGCGACCACACAGCAGTGGTGGGACGGTCCGGGTGCGGCAAGTCCACGCTGCTGAACCTGCTCGGTCTCCTTGACCTGCCCAGCAGCGGGGAACTGAGCTTCATGGGAACTCCTGTGCAGCAACTGAAAGGCGGTGCCAGGGCAAAGCTCCGCGGGGAGGCCGTGGGATTTGTGTTCCAGCAGTTCAACCTGCTGCCCGGCCGCACCGCACTGGACAACGTCATCACACCGCTCCTGTATGCCCGCGGTGCCCAGTTTTGGCGGCGGCGGGAGATAGCGATGGACATCCTGGACCGGGTGGGCCTGGCCCACAGGGCCCAGACGCTGCCCAACATGCTCTCCGGCGGTGAACAGCAACGGGTTGCCATTGCGCGGGCGCTGGTCCGCCGCCCCCGCCTGATCCTGGCAGATGAGCCTACGGGCGCCCTCGATGTGGATACCGGACAGGCCGTGATGGCGCTGCTGGACACTGTGGCCACCGAATCCGGCGCCGCACTGGTCACCATCACCCACGACGTCAATGTGGCCTCACTCGCCCGGGCCTGCTACCGGCTGGAAACAGGTGTCCTGTCCGCTGCGGACGTCCCGGCGGGAGTGAGCGCATGA
- a CDS encoding family 43 glycosylhydrolase produces MPRLETAAGPASPASPDPDITAPDNTDPGLPDPFILQRADPWMTRHQGRYYFTASVPEYDRLVIRQAPSLAGLGSAPEATIWQRPASGPLGGHIWAPELHHFDGGWHLYFAAGDSDDPFRIRMYVMSNPETDPAAPAWGPPVRIHTHKESFSLDATTFEHGGTRFLVWAQMDPDSSLFIAPLSSPSTLAGPPVRIADPTLGWEIIGHRVNEGPAVIQRNGRIFLTFSASATDANYCMGLLTADAGADLLDPSSWTKDPLPWMATSDRSGEFGPGHNSFTLDEAGNDLIVYHSRSYRDVMGDPLRDPNRHTRIRRIHWSADGRPSVSC; encoded by the coding sequence ATGCCCCGCCTCGAAACCGCTGCCGGCCCGGCCAGCCCGGCCAGCCCGGACCCGGACATCACAGCCCCGGACAACACGGACCCGGGGCTTCCGGATCCCTTCATCCTTCAGCGGGCCGATCCCTGGATGACCAGGCATCAGGGCCGCTACTATTTCACCGCCTCAGTCCCGGAGTACGACCGCCTGGTGATCCGGCAGGCGCCCAGCCTTGCAGGTCTTGGTTCCGCACCTGAAGCGACCATCTGGCAGCGGCCTGCATCGGGACCGCTGGGCGGCCATATCTGGGCGCCGGAACTGCACCACTTCGACGGCGGATGGCACCTGTATTTCGCCGCCGGCGACAGCGATGATCCCTTCAGGATCCGGATGTATGTGATGTCCAACCCGGAGACGGACCCTGCAGCGCCAGCCTGGGGTCCGCCGGTGCGCATCCACACCCACAAAGAGAGCTTCTCGCTTGACGCCACCACCTTTGAGCACGGCGGCACCAGGTTTCTTGTGTGGGCACAGATGGACCCCGATTCCAGCCTGTTCATCGCTCCTCTGTCCTCACCTTCAACACTGGCCGGGCCGCCGGTGCGCATCGCCGATCCCACGCTGGGCTGGGAGATAATCGGCCACCGGGTGAACGAGGGCCCGGCGGTCATTCAGCGCAACGGGCGGATCTTCCTGACCTTCTCTGCCAGCGCCACCGACGCGAACTACTGCATGGGCCTGCTGACGGCGGACGCCGGTGCTGACCTGCTGGATCCGTCCTCCTGGACCAAGGATCCGCTTCCGTGGATGGCAACCTCGGACCGCTCCGGGGAGTTCGGGCCCGGGCACAACTCCTTCACCCTGGACGAGGCCGGAAACGATCTGATCGTTTATCATTCCCGTTCCTACCGCGACGTTATGGGAGATCCGCTCCGGGACCCGAACCGCCACACCCGGATCAGGCGCATCCACTGGTCTGCCGACGGCCGGCCCTCCGTCAGCTGCTGA
- a CDS encoding aldehyde dehydrogenase family protein yields MHKLADPLTGVDAPKYAEVFSPYDGGCVGRVPITPAASIDAVLATAREGARLAGALSRSDRADILAGAARLLELRSDEFARTITAEAGKTIRQARKEVVRAINTLSLSAAEAKSNAGEVIPFDAYRGSENRTGWFSREPLGIVAAITPFNDPLNLVAHKIGPAIAGGNAVILKPSALTPLSAQLLVDALRESGLPPEAITVVHGGRELAAAVVRSRDVRMVSFTGGFSTGESIAREAGLKKLSMDLGGNAPNLVLADADIAAAVEACVSGAFWAAGQNCVGVQRILVDESVLAEFRSRFLAATAALVAGDPAAEGTDVGPMITAAAVGEATAKISEALDAGATLLAGGSSSGNVLEPTVLENVPLNGRLWREEVFAPVVMLQPFTGFDEAIELANSIEFSLHAGIFTASLASAMEAGRRLEAGGVMINDSSDYRFDGMPFGGSKYGSMGREGVRFAYEEMTQPKVVCISS; encoded by the coding sequence GTGCATAAGCTTGCCGATCCCCTGACCGGCGTGGACGCCCCGAAATACGCTGAGGTTTTCAGTCCGTACGACGGCGGATGCGTCGGCCGAGTGCCCATCACCCCCGCAGCCTCCATCGACGCTGTCCTGGCCACGGCCCGTGAAGGCGCCCGGCTGGCAGGTGCCCTGTCCCGCAGCGACCGCGCCGACATCCTGGCGGGCGCCGCCCGGCTCCTGGAACTGCGAAGCGACGAGTTTGCGCGGACCATCACGGCCGAAGCGGGCAAGACCATCCGCCAGGCGCGCAAGGAAGTGGTCCGGGCCATCAACACCCTCTCCCTCTCAGCGGCCGAGGCCAAAAGCAACGCCGGAGAAGTCATCCCGTTTGATGCCTACCGCGGATCGGAGAACCGGACGGGATGGTTCAGCCGGGAACCGCTGGGCATCGTGGCGGCCATTACGCCGTTCAACGATCCCCTCAACCTGGTGGCGCACAAGATCGGCCCCGCCATTGCCGGCGGAAACGCCGTCATCCTGAAGCCCTCAGCCTTGACTCCGCTGTCCGCGCAGCTGCTGGTGGATGCCTTGCGGGAATCAGGGCTGCCGCCTGAGGCCATCACGGTGGTGCACGGCGGGCGCGAACTGGCTGCCGCCGTCGTGCGTTCACGGGACGTCAGGATGGTGTCCTTTACCGGCGGCTTTTCCACTGGAGAATCCATTGCGCGGGAAGCCGGCCTCAAGAAGCTGTCCATGGACCTGGGCGGCAACGCCCCCAACCTGGTGCTGGCCGACGCCGATATTGCGGCAGCAGTGGAAGCCTGCGTTTCCGGTGCCTTCTGGGCCGCAGGCCAGAACTGCGTGGGCGTGCAGCGGATCCTGGTGGACGAGAGCGTTCTTGCCGAATTCAGGAGCCGTTTCCTGGCCGCCACGGCGGCCCTGGTGGCCGGTGACCCGGCCGCAGAAGGCACTGACGTGGGGCCGATGATCACCGCAGCTGCCGTTGGCGAGGCAACGGCGAAGATCAGTGAAGCGCTCGACGCCGGCGCCACCCTTTTGGCGGGCGGTTCCAGTTCCGGAAACGTCCTGGAGCCCACTGTCCTGGAAAACGTGCCGCTCAACGGCAGGCTCTGGCGCGAGGAGGTCTTCGCCCCGGTGGTCATGCTCCAGCCGTTCACCGGCTTCGACGAGGCCATTGAGCTTGCCAACTCCATTGAGTTCAGCCTGCACGCCGGCATCTTCACCGCATCCCTCGCGTCGGCCATGGAAGCTGGCAGGCGGCTGGAGGCGGGCGGGGTGATGATCAATGACTCCTCGGACTACCGTTTTGATGGCATGCCCTTCGGCGGCTCCAAATACGGCAGCATGGGCCGGGAGGGTGTGCGCTTCGCCTATGAGGAGATGACCCAGCCAAAAGTGGTCTGCATCAGCAGCTGA